Proteins encoded within one genomic window of Pygocentrus nattereri isolate fPygNat1 chromosome 11, fPygNat1.pri, whole genome shotgun sequence:
- the dhtkd1 gene encoding probable 2-oxoglutarate dehydrogenase E1 component DHKTD1, mitochondrial, which yields MSAGIVLKNVHKLRCALGVSTPLFYHTERGVYGYKPRREAQSEEGDTRLDHFSSLNQDHGLARLVEAYRTHGHLAAKINPLLPDSPVMEKVPEIYFLNGTIQGVLNTAGLKHFGKAKASVQEVVAYLESTYCGRISVETSQLQSLEEKQWFVDRFEELKKESLPDEERRQLAKLMLESQEFDHFLATKFATVKRYGGEGAESMMGFFLELFRSAAKSGATDVVMGMPHRGRLNLLTGLLHFPPELMFRKMRGLSEFPENSPSIGDVLSHLTSSVDLDVGAGHPIHVTMLPNPSHLEAINPVTQGKTRGRQQVKQEGDYSNDSHAWPGDKVICLQVHGDASFSGQGIVSETFTLSTLPHFRVGGSIHLIVNNQVGYTTPSERARSSLYCSDIGKMVGCAVIHVNGDDAEEVVRATRLAVEYQRRFRKDVIVDLLCYRQWGHNELDEPFFTNPVMYKIIRSRKSIPDFYADQLISEGLMKEEECGHIKTAYYSMLNDRLANMTYFSPPPTNLQGRWGDLVEPQNRVSSWDTGVAVPLLQFVGAKSVDIPEEIQMHSHLRKTYVQSRLQKLEEGTKLDWSTAEALAFGTLLCQGFNIRISGQDVGRGTFSQRHAMVVCQETNEIYIPLNNIDPEQKCYLEVCNSALSEEAVLGFEYGMSIAQPKLLPIWEAQFGDFFNGAQIIFDTFISGGEAKWLLQSGMVILLPHGYDGAGPEHSSCRIERFLQMCDSKEAGVDSDAVNMGVVNPTTPAQYFHLLRRQMIRNFRKPLIVASPKTLLRFPGAVSGLEEMGPGTSFKAVIGDASVNPESVQRVLLCSGKHYYALLKHRETLPEASKNTALIRVEELCPFPTDALQQELSKYSNAKEFIWSQEEPQNMGCWSFVSPRFEKQLACKLRVVSRPALPAPAVGIGTLHNQQHEAILTASFS from the exons ATGTCTGCGGGCATTGTACTGAAGAATGTACATAAACTCAGATGTGCGCTGGGAGTCTCCACACCGCTGTTCTATCACACGGAAAGAGGAGTTTACGGTTACAAACCACGACGGGAGGCTCAGTCGGAGGAAGGGGACACAAGGCTTGACCATTTCTCTTCCCTCAATCAAG ATCATGGTCTGGCCCGACTGGTGGAGGCCTATCGCACACATGGACACTTGGCTGCCAAAATTAACCCCTTACTGCCCGACTCGCCAGTCATGGAGAAGGTACCAGAAATCTACTTCCTGAATGGGACCATCCAAGGAGTCCTGAACACAGCGG GTTTAAAGCACTTTGGGAAAGCAAAGGCCAGTGTACAGGAGGTAGTAGCATACTTGGAGAGCACCTACTGTGGAAGGATCTCAGTGGAGACCAGCCAGCTGCAGAGTCTGGAAGAGAAACAGTGGTTTGTGGATCGCTTTGAGGAGCTCAAGAAAGAGTCTTTGCCTGATGAGGAGAGGAGGCAGCTGGCAAAACTCATGCTTGAATCGCAG GAGTTTGACCACTTCCTAGCTACTAAGTTTGCTACAGTGAAACGCTATGGAGGAGAGGGAGCAGAGAGCATGATGGGATTTTTCTTGGAGCTGTTCCGTTCTGCGGCAAAAAGTGGAGCGACAGATGTGGTTATGGGAATGCCTCATCGCGGACGACTTAACTTGCTTACCGGACTTCTGCACTTCCCGCCTGAA TTGATGTTTCGCAAAATGAGGGGTCTGAGCGAGTTTCCAGAGAATTCGCCCTCCATCGGGGATGTGCTGTCCCACCTGACCTCCTCCGTGGACCTGGATGTGGGTGCTGGACACCCTATTCATGTCACTATGCTGCCCAACCCCTCCCACCTGGAGGCTATCAACCCTGTGACGCAGGGGAAGACTCGCGGCCGACAGCAGGTCAAACAGGAAGGGGACTACTCTAATGACAGCCACGCTTGGCCTGGAGATAAAGTCATCTGTCTTCAG GTTCATGGTGACGCCTCATTCTCAGGACAGGGAATTGTATCGGAGACATTCACCCTATCAACCCTTCCTCACTTCAGGGTTGGTGGAAGCATCCATCTCATTGTGAACAATCAAGTGGGCTACACCACTCCGTCCGAGAGGGCTCGCTCATCTTTGTACTGTAGTGATATTG GTAAAATGGTGGGTTGTGCTGTAATCCATGTGAATGGAGATGATGCTGAGGAGGTAGTCAGAGCGACACGGCTGGCTGTGGAGTACCAGCGACGTTTCAGGAAAGATGTTATAGTAGACCTGCTGTGTTACCGCCAGTGGGGTCACAATGAGCTGGATGAGCCTTTCTTCACAAACCCAGTTATGTATAAGATCATCCG CTCAAGAAAGAGCATCCCTGATTTCTATGCTGACCAGCTGATTTCAGAGGGTCTGATGAAGGAGGAAGAGTGCGGTCATATCAAGACAGCTTACTATTCCATGCTCAATGACCGCCTTGCCAACATGACTTACTTTAGCCCTCCACCCACCAACCTCCAGGGCCGTTGGGGGGATCTTGTGGAGCCTCAGAACAGGGTTTCATCATGGGACACTGGTGTGGCTGTACCCCTGCTTCAGTTTGTGGGGGCGAAGTCAGTGGATATACCTGAGGAGATCCAAATGCACAGTCACTTGAGGAAGACATATGTACAG TCAAGGCTACAGAAACTTGAAGAGGGAACCAAGCTGGACTGGTCCACTGCAGAAGCTCTGGCTTTTGGCACACTTCTTTGCCAGG GCTTTAATATCCGGATCAGTGGTCAGGACGTGGGCCGTGGTACATTTAGTCAGCGTCATGCAATGGTCGTGTGCCAAGAGACCAATGAGATATACATCCCTCTCAATAACATTGATCCTGAACAGAAATGCTACCTGGAG gtGTGTAACAGTGCGTTGTCTGAGGAAGCAGTGTTGGGTTTTGAGTATGGGATGAGCATTGCACAGCCAAAACTTTTGCCCATATGGGAGGCTCAGTTTGGAGATTTTTTCAACGGAGCTCAAATAATCTTCGACACCTTTATCTCTGGAG GTGAGGCCAAGTGGCTGCTGCAGAGTGGCATGGTGATCCTACTGCCCCATGGCTATGATGGAGCTGGACCTGAACATTCGTCCTGTCGAATTGAGCGTTTCTTACAG ATGTGTGACAGTAAGGAGGCAGGGGTTGACAGTGATGCTGTGAATATGGGGGTGGTGAATCCTACAACACCTGCTCAGTACTTCCACCTCCTGAGGAGACAAATGATCCGGAACTTTCGTAAGCCACTCATTGTGGCTTCACCCAAAACACTGCTGCGATTTCCT ggggcagtgtcaGGTCTGGAAGAGATGGGCCCTGGCACTTCCTTCAAGGCTGTAATTGGTGATGCCTCTGTAAATCCAGAAAG TGTGCAGCGGGTACTCCTTTGCTCAGGCAAGCACTATTATGCACTgctgaaacacagagagacattGCCTGAGGCATCTAAGAACACAGCGCTCATCAGGGTGGAGGAGCTGTGCCCCTTCCCCACAGATGCCCTGCAACAGGAGCTCAGCAAATATAGCAATGCCAAAG AGTTTATCTGGAGCCAGGAAGAGCCACAGAACATGGGATGCTGGTCATTTGTGTCTCCCAGATTTGAAAAACAGCTTGCCTGTAAG CTGCGGGTGGTCAGTAGGCCTGCTCTACCTGCCCCAGCTGTGGGCATCGGAACCCTCCACAATCAACAGCATGAAGCAATCCTCACGGCGTCCTTCTCCTGA